In Arachis hypogaea cultivar Tifrunner chromosome 17, arahy.Tifrunner.gnm2.J5K5, whole genome shotgun sequence, a single window of DNA contains:
- the LOC112764175 gene encoding uncharacterized protein isoform X1 — MADNGVPQFTQAELMAQMAELQAEVKRLAELSARNNANQIGEGSSKRSSQGAPDLLIADPPKERLTLDNPFSEEITNFQMPKHFTLPSSLEPYKGIGDPRAHIKKFQSMMFFNGPNNEPVLCRAFPTYLDGAALLWFSKLPAGSISSFEELAKSFIDYFAAARIYVHGSDYLGTIRQGPQESLKDYLTRFAEATMEIPDLDLAVHLHALKAGLRPGKFRETIAITKPKTLEEFRERAAGQMEIEELREANKTERKPIREEERSMRSTHNKEVGKTFKLTPKFDNYTRFNTRREKIIKEILNAKIIKPPIRAGSYQDQRFVDKTKHCAFHQKYGHTTDECIIAKDLLERLARQGLLDKYIEARKHKEDDRGREERQPTSVNKEKWPNNNLPKAVINCISGGFAGGGETTSARKRSYRAMLAIEGASPPNKSDAPDLEITFNKADMSSAAPHLDDPVVISIQTGDLLVRKVLLDPGSSADVLFHSTFLKMNLSEKLIQPSSGELVGFSGERVPIKGYIWLKTTIGENASFRTLDIQYLIVDCDSPYNIILGRPALNMFRAVISTFHLCVKFQAQDGKIATIHSDRQQARQCYNSCLKRSDNRGRQHEIKAVQTREEVLSLAELDPRGDTQERPQPTDELQKIQLTSKPEQVTYIGQALQGQERSDLVKLLRANADLFAWTPADMPGISPEIICHKLATNPSSRPLAQKKRNLGAEKSKAALEETSKLLQADFIREIRFTTWLSNVVMVRKNSGKWRMCVDFTDLNKACPKDAYPLPCIDKLVDNASGFESLSFMDAYSGYNQILMHPEDQSKTAFITEHGNFCYRVMPFGLKNAGATYQRLMDKVFHHQIGRNMEIYVDDMVAKTKREKSHCEDLKEIFGQLRNYNMRLNPEKCAFGVKGGKFLGFMLTSRGIEANPEKCSAILNMESPKTIKEVQQLAGRVAALSRFLPAASSRAYHLFQTISKNKKFHWTEEGEKAFSELKAILATPPVLQRPEIGDPLYLYLSVSNYAISSALILETGKTQQPVYFVSRVMQPTEQRYPKIEQLALALITTARRLRHYFQSHTIIVRTNHPLRQILTKPELAGRLTKWSIELSEFDIQFQTRPALKAQVLTDFITEMTPHDHIETWELHVDGASSREGSGAGMILKEGNKVVAEQALQFHFSASNNQAEYEALIAGLKLALSHKATNLTAHCDSLLVVQQIRGEFQVKDPLLEQYWLIAKDLISNFSSFTILHVHREQNVRADILSKLAATRADTQTSTLSQHTLTKPSIELLCIENINHHHDWRKPFLEYICTGTLPRDELHPQQFKRKASFYTKISGELYRRGFSQPLLRCLDQNQAREVMNEVHEGVCGNHIGGRALAAKIIRTGYYWPTIKRDCIAKVKTCDKCQKHEAISTKPAEVLHSMEVSWPFYRWGLDILGPFPTAPGQVKFLLVSIDYFSKWIEAQPLAKITAEKVRSFIWRNIICRFGIPKEIISDNGRQFTDNKLGLFLKNFNIQHRFSSVEHPQTNGQAEAANRVVLQAIKKKLDNAKGEWAELIPEVLWSYNTTIHNTTGETPFKLVYGSEALIPIEVGLPTLRAELYDEQQNQRARSAELDLAEEDREIAAIKQRAQKRIMERKYNRKVIPRIFNKGDLVLRRTEEARRPPAHGKLAANWEGPFRVTQVLGKGAYQLQTLQGNAIPGNWNISSLKMYMS; from the coding sequence ATGGCTGACAATGGAGTCCCTCAATTCACACAGGCCGAACTCATGGCCCAAATGGCGGAACTTCAAGCGGAAGTCAAAAGACTAGCCGAACTATCAGCACGAAATAACGCCAACCAGATAGGCGAGGGAAGCTCCAAAAGATCTTCCCAGGGCGCGCCTGACCTGCTGATCGCTGACCCACCGAAAGAGAGACTGACCTTGGACAACCCTTTTTCCGAAGAAATCACAAATTTTCAAATGCCAAAACATTTCACACTCCCCTCCTCACTTGAGCCGTATAAGGGGATTGGTGATCCCCGGGCTCACATTAAGAAATTTcaatctatgatgttttttaacggTCCTAACAATGAACCTGTGCTTTGCAGAGCATTCCCGACATATCTTGACGGAGCAGCTTTGCTTTGGTTCTCAAAACTACCTGCAGGTTCAATCTCATCATTTGAAGAACTGGCGAAGTCCTTCATTGATTACTTCGCCGCAGCGAGAATTTACGTCCACGGATCAGATTACCTCGGCACGATCCGCCAAGGTCCACAGGAGAGCCTAAAAGATTACCTGACCAGGTTTGCAGAGGCGACCATGGAGATACCCGACCTAGATCTGGCTGTCCATCTCCATGCGCTTAAGGCCGGCCTCCGACCTGGCAAATTCAGAGAAACAATCGCCATCACCAAACCGAAGACACTGGAGGAGTTCAGGGAAAGGGCAGCCGGACAAATGGAAATTGAAGAACTAcgcgaggccaacaaaacggaaaGGAAACCCATAAGGGAGGAGGAACGATCAATGAGATCGACCCACAACAAGGAGGTCGGCAAAACGTTCAAGCTCACTCCGAAGTTTGACAATTACACCAGATTCAACACAAGAAGGGAAAAGATAATCAAGGAAATACTCAATGCCAAGATTATAAAACCCCCAATAAGAGCAGGCAGTTACCAAGACCAGAGGTTCGTAGACAAAACCAAACATTGTGCTTTCCATCAAAAATACGGACACACCACCGACGAATGCATAATAGCCAAAGACCTTTTGGAAAGGCTTGCACGGCAAGGCCTATTGGACAAATACATTGAGGCGAGGAAGCATAAGGAAGACGACCGGGGCAGGGAGGAAAGGCAACCGACTTCAGTAAACAAGGAAAAGTGGCCGAACAACAACCTGCCCAAGGCAGTCATAAACTGCATCTCCGGGGGATTCGCTGGAGGCGGCGAAACAACATCGGCCAGGAAACGAAGTTACCGAGCCATGCTAGCCATAGAAGGAGCCTCACCTCCAAACAAGAGCGACGCACCAGATTTAGAGATCACCTTCAATAAAGCGGATATGTCCTCGGCCGCCCCACACCTGGACGACCCGGTCGTAATTTCTATCCAGACAGGCGACCTACTGGTAAGAAAGGTCCTTTTGGACCCAGGTAGCAGCGCAGACGTACTTTTTCATTCTACATTTTTAAAGATGAACCTATCTGAAAAACTCATACAACCCTCCTCCGGAGAACTGGTAGGATTCTCCGGAGAAAGGGTACCCATAAAAGGTTATATATGGCTTAAAACAACAATAGGTGAAAACGCGTCATTCCGAACACTTGATATACAATACCTGATTGTCGATTGCGATAGTCCTTATAACATTATTCTCGGGAGACCTGCTCTGAACATGTTCAGAGCAGTAATATCAACTTTCCACCTATGTGTTAAGTTTCAGGCACAGGACGGAAAAATAGCAACGATCCACTCAGACCGCCAACAAGCTCGGCAGTGTTATAACTCTTGCTTAAAAAGATCGGATAACAGAGGAAGACAACATGAGATCAAAGCAGTACAAACCAGAGAGGAAGTCCTTTCCCTAGCCGAACTCGACCCCAGAGGAGACACACAAGAGAGACCACAACCAACTGACGAACTCCAAAAAATTCAACTAACGTCCAAACCAGAGCAAGTAACATACATAGGTCAAGCACTACAAGGGCAAGAAAGGTCGGATCTCGTAAAGCTGCTAAGGGCCAACGCAGACTTATTCGCCTGGACCCCAGCAGATATGCCGGGCATAAGTCCGGAGATCATCTGTCACAAACTCGCCACCAATCCTTCGAGCCGACCCTTAGCCCAGAAGAAAAGAAACCTAGGAGCAGAGAAATCAAAGGCGGCCCTGGAAGAGACCAGTAAACTCCTACAAGCCGACTTCATCAGAGAAATCCGCTTCACCACATGGCTCTCGaatgtggtaatggtaagaaaaaactcaggtaaatggcgcatgtgcgtcgattttACAGATTTGAACAAAGCATGTCCTAAAGACGCCTACCCTTTACCATGCATTGATAAACTTGTAGACAACGCTTCAGGTTTCGAAAGcttgagcttcatggatgcatactcggggtaTAATCAAATACTAATGCATCCTGAAGATCAAAGCAAAACAGCATTCATTACCGAACATGGAAACTTTTGTTATCGTGTAATGCCATTTGGCttaaagaatgcaggtgcgaCCTATCAACGCTTGATGGACAAAGTCTTCCATCACCAAATAGGACGCAACATGGAgatatatgtggacgacatggtCGCGAAAACCAAGAGAGAAAAATCGCACTGTGAAGACCTCAAGGAAATATTTGGCCAACTACGAAATTACAATATGAGACTGAACCCCGAGAAGTGCGCCTTCGGAGTAAAGGGGGGAAAGTTTCTCGGATTCATGCTCACATCCCGAGGAATCGAGGCGAACCCTGAAAAATGCTCAGCAATACTCAACATGGAAAGCCCTAAAACGATAAAAGAGGTACAGCAACTTGCAGGAAGGGTAGCTGCACTATCTCGATTCCTCCCCGCTGCATCAAGCCGAGCATATCACCTCTTCCAAACGATATCAAAGAACAAAAAATTTCATTGGACAGAGGAAGGCGAGAAAGCATTTTCCGAGCTCAAAGCGATCTTAGCAACACCACCCGTGCTACAAAGACCAGAAATCGGTGACCCTTTATATTTATACTTATCTGTTTCAAACTATGCTATAAGCTCGGCCCTTATTCTCGAAACAGGAAAAACGCAACAGCCAGTATACTTCGTCAGCAGAGTCATGCAACCAACCGAGCAACGATATCCGAAGATAGAACAACTCGCCCTTGCACTGATAACAACAGCAAGGAGACTCAGGCACTACTTCCAAAGCCACACAATAATAGTAAGGACGAATCATCCACTGAGACAAATATTAACAAAACCAGAACTGGCAGGGCGGTTGACCAAATGGTCAATTGAACTCTCAGAGTTCGACATTCAGTTTCAAACAAGGCCGGCCCTCAAGGCACAAGTTCTCACCGACTTCATCACAGAGATGACCCCACACGATCACATTGAAACATGGGAATTGCACGTAGATGGGGCATCAAGTCGAGAAGGAAGCGGGGCCGGAATGATATTAAAGGAGGGAAATAAGGTGGTAGCCGAGCAAGCCCTCCAATTTCACTTCTCGGCAAGCAACAATCAGGCCGAATATGAAGCCCTCATAGCGGGATTAAAGCTCGCCCTAAGCCACAAAGCAACGAACTTAACGGCACATTGCGATTCCCTCCTGGTGGTCCAACAAATCCGAGGAGAATTCCAGGTAAAAGATCCCTTGCTAGAACAATACTGGCTCATAGCAAAGgatctaatttcaaatttcagtTCGTTCACCATATTACATGTGCATAGAGAGCAAAACGTCAGGGCAGATATACTATCTAAGCTCGCCGCCACCAGAGCGGACACACAAACATCAACATTATCACAGCACACACTCACAAAACCGAGCATTGAATTATTATGTATTGAAAACATTAACCACCACCACGATTGGAGGAAACCTTTCCTTGAATACATATGTACAGGTACATTACCCAGAGACGAGCTCCATCCTCAACAGTTCAAACGTAAGGCAAGCTTCTACACAAAAATATCAGGAGAACTATACAGACGAGGTTTCTCACAACCACTATTAAGATGCCTCGACCAAAACCAGGCCAGAGAAGTAATGAATGAAGTCCATGAAGGAGTATGTGGGAACCACATAGGAGGACGAGCTCTCGCCGCAAAAATAATCCGAACAGGATATTATTGGCCGACCATAAAGAGAGATTGCATAGCTAAGGTCAAAACATGCgacaaatgccagaaacatgagGCGATCTCAACCAAGCCAGCCGAAGTACTGCACAGCATggaggtaagctggcctttcTACAGATGGGGGCTTGACATCCTCGGCCCCTTCCCAACAGCACCAGGACAGGTAAAATTTCTTTTGGTATCCATAGACTACTtctcaaaatggatagaagcgcaacctttagcaaagataacagcTGAAAAGGTACGATCTTTTATTTGGAGAAATATAATATGCCGCTTTGGGATACCAAAAGAAATAATATCAGACAATGGTAGACAATTCACAGACAATAAGCTcggtttatttctaaaaaatttcaATATTCAACATCGTTTtagctcggtagaacacccacaaactaatgggcaagccgaagctgctaaccGAGTTGTGTTGCAGGCAATAAAGAAGAAGCTCGACAACGCAAAGGGAGAATGGGCCGAGCTCATTCCCGAAGTACTGTGGAGTTACAACACCACAATACATAACACTACAGGCGAAACACCCTTCAAGTTGGTCTATGGCTCAGAAGCACTGATCCCTATTGAGGTCGGATTACCGACGTTAAGAGCCGAGTTGTACGACGAACAACAAAATCAAAGGGCCAGGAGCGCCGAGCTTGACCTAGCCGAAGAGGACAGGGAAATCGCCGCTATCAAACAAAGGGCCCAGAAAAGAATAATGGAAAGAAAATACAACAGGAAGGTGATTCCGAGGATATTCAACAAAGGTGACCTTGTGCTCAGGCGAACAGAGGAAGCCAGAAGACCTCCAGCTCATGGCAAACTCGCCGCAAATTGGGAAGGCCCCTTCCGTGTTACCCAAGTGCTCGGCAAGGGGGCATATCAACTCCAAACATTACAAGGCAATGCCATCCCAGGAAACTGGAACATCTCATCACTCAAAATGTATATGTCATAG
- the LOC112764175 gene encoding uncharacterized protein isoform X2, whose protein sequence is MADNGVPQFTQAELMAQMAELQAEVKRLAELSARNNANQIGEGSSKRSSQGAPDLLIADPPKERLTLDNPFSEEITNFQMPKHFTLPSSLEPYKGIGDPRAHIKKFQSMMFFNGPNNEPVLCRAFPTYLDGAALLWFSKLPAGSISSFEELAKSFIDYFAAARIYVHGSDYLGTIRQGPQESLKDYLTRFAEATMEIPDLDLAVHLHALKAGLRPGKFRETIAITKPKTLEEFRERAAGQMEIEELREANKTERKPIREEERSMRSTHNKEVGKTFKLTPKFDNYTRFNTRREKIIKEILNAKIIKPPIRAGSYQDQRFVDKTKHCAFHQKYGHTTDECIIAKDLLERLARQGLLDKYIEARKHKEDDRGREERQPTSVNKEKWPNNNLPKAVINCISGGFAGGGETTSARKRSYRAMLAIEGASPPNKSDAPDLEITFNKADMSSAAPHLDDPVVISIQTGDLLVRKVLLDPGSSADVLFHSTFLKMNLSEKLIQPSSGELVGFSGERVPIKGYIWLKTTIGENASFRTLDIQYLIVDCDSPYNIILGRPALNMFRAVISTFHLCVKFQAQDGKIATIHSDRQQARQCYNSCLKRSDNRGRQHEIKAVQTREEVLSLAELDPRGDTQERPQPTDELQKIQLTSKPEQVTYIGQALQGQERSDLVKLLRANADLFAWTPADMPGISPEIICHKLATNPSSRPLAQKKRNLGAEKSKAALEETSKLLQADFIREIRFTTWLSNVVMVRKNSGKWRMCVDFTDLNKACPKDAYPLPCIDKLVDNASGFESLSFMDAYSGYNQILMHPEDQSKTAFITEHGNFCYRVMPFGLKNAGATYQRLMDKVFHHQIGRNMEIYVDDMVAKTKREKSHCEDLKEIFGQLRNYNMRLNPEKCAFGVKGGKFLGFMLTSRGIEANPEKCSAILNMESPKTIKEVQQLAGRVAALSRFLPAASSRAYHLFQTISKNKKFHWTEEGEKAFSELKAILATPPVLQRPEIGDPLYLYLSVSNYAISSALILETGKTQQPVYFVSRVMQPTEQRYPKIEQLALALITTARRLRHYFQSHTIIVRTNHPLRQILTKPELAGRLTKWSIELSEFDIQFQTRPALKAQVLTDFITEMTPHDHIETWELHVDGASSREGSGAGMILKEGNKVVAEQALQFHFSASNNQAEYEALIAGLKLALSHKATNLTAHCDSLLVVQQIRGEFQVKDPLLEQYWLIAKDLISNFSSFTILHVHREQNVRADILSKLAATRADTQTSTLSQHTLTKPSIELLCIENINHHHDWRKPFLEYICTGTLPRDELHPQQFKRKASFYTKISGELYRRGFSQPLLRCLDQNQAREVMNEVHEGVCGNHIGGRALAAKIIRTGYYWPTIKRDCIAKVKTCDKCQKHEAISTKPAEVLHSMEAIKKKLDNAKGEWAELIPEVLWSYNTTIHNTTGETPFKLVYGSEALIPIEVGLPTLRAELYDEQQNQRARSAELDLAEEDREIAAIKQRAQKRIMERKYNRKVIPRIFNKGDLVLRRTEEARRPPAHGKLAANWEGPFRVTQVLGKGAYQLQTLQGNAIPGNWNISSLKMYMS, encoded by the exons ATGGCTGACAATGGAGTCCCTCAATTCACACAGGCCGAACTCATGGCCCAAATGGCGGAACTTCAAGCGGAAGTCAAAAGACTAGCCGAACTATCAGCACGAAATAACGCCAACCAGATAGGCGAGGGAAGCTCCAAAAGATCTTCCCAGGGCGCGCCTGACCTGCTGATCGCTGACCCACCGAAAGAGAGACTGACCTTGGACAACCCTTTTTCCGAAGAAATCACAAATTTTCAAATGCCAAAACATTTCACACTCCCCTCCTCACTTGAGCCGTATAAGGGGATTGGTGATCCCCGGGCTCACATTAAGAAATTTcaatctatgatgttttttaacggTCCTAACAATGAACCTGTGCTTTGCAGAGCATTCCCGACATATCTTGACGGAGCAGCTTTGCTTTGGTTCTCAAAACTACCTGCAGGTTCAATCTCATCATTTGAAGAACTGGCGAAGTCCTTCATTGATTACTTCGCCGCAGCGAGAATTTACGTCCACGGATCAGATTACCTCGGCACGATCCGCCAAGGTCCACAGGAGAGCCTAAAAGATTACCTGACCAGGTTTGCAGAGGCGACCATGGAGATACCCGACCTAGATCTGGCTGTCCATCTCCATGCGCTTAAGGCCGGCCTCCGACCTGGCAAATTCAGAGAAACAATCGCCATCACCAAACCGAAGACACTGGAGGAGTTCAGGGAAAGGGCAGCCGGACAAATGGAAATTGAAGAACTAcgcgaggccaacaaaacggaaaGGAAACCCATAAGGGAGGAGGAACGATCAATGAGATCGACCCACAACAAGGAGGTCGGCAAAACGTTCAAGCTCACTCCGAAGTTTGACAATTACACCAGATTCAACACAAGAAGGGAAAAGATAATCAAGGAAATACTCAATGCCAAGATTATAAAACCCCCAATAAGAGCAGGCAGTTACCAAGACCAGAGGTTCGTAGACAAAACCAAACATTGTGCTTTCCATCAAAAATACGGACACACCACCGACGAATGCATAATAGCCAAAGACCTTTTGGAAAGGCTTGCACGGCAAGGCCTATTGGACAAATACATTGAGGCGAGGAAGCATAAGGAAGACGACCGGGGCAGGGAGGAAAGGCAACCGACTTCAGTAAACAAGGAAAAGTGGCCGAACAACAACCTGCCCAAGGCAGTCATAAACTGCATCTCCGGGGGATTCGCTGGAGGCGGCGAAACAACATCGGCCAGGAAACGAAGTTACCGAGCCATGCTAGCCATAGAAGGAGCCTCACCTCCAAACAAGAGCGACGCACCAGATTTAGAGATCACCTTCAATAAAGCGGATATGTCCTCGGCCGCCCCACACCTGGACGACCCGGTCGTAATTTCTATCCAGACAGGCGACCTACTGGTAAGAAAGGTCCTTTTGGACCCAGGTAGCAGCGCAGACGTACTTTTTCATTCTACATTTTTAAAGATGAACCTATCTGAAAAACTCATACAACCCTCCTCCGGAGAACTGGTAGGATTCTCCGGAGAAAGGGTACCCATAAAAGGTTATATATGGCTTAAAACAACAATAGGTGAAAACGCGTCATTCCGAACACTTGATATACAATACCTGATTGTCGATTGCGATAGTCCTTATAACATTATTCTCGGGAGACCTGCTCTGAACATGTTCAGAGCAGTAATATCAACTTTCCACCTATGTGTTAAGTTTCAGGCACAGGACGGAAAAATAGCAACGATCCACTCAGACCGCCAACAAGCTCGGCAGTGTTATAACTCTTGCTTAAAAAGATCGGATAACAGAGGAAGACAACATGAGATCAAAGCAGTACAAACCAGAGAGGAAGTCCTTTCCCTAGCCGAACTCGACCCCAGAGGAGACACACAAGAGAGACCACAACCAACTGACGAACTCCAAAAAATTCAACTAACGTCCAAACCAGAGCAAGTAACATACATAGGTCAAGCACTACAAGGGCAAGAAAGGTCGGATCTCGTAAAGCTGCTAAGGGCCAACGCAGACTTATTCGCCTGGACCCCAGCAGATATGCCGGGCATAAGTCCGGAGATCATCTGTCACAAACTCGCCACCAATCCTTCGAGCCGACCCTTAGCCCAGAAGAAAAGAAACCTAGGAGCAGAGAAATCAAAGGCGGCCCTGGAAGAGACCAGTAAACTCCTACAAGCCGACTTCATCAGAGAAATCCGCTTCACCACATGGCTCTCGaatgtggtaatggtaagaaaaaactcaggtaaatggcgcatgtgcgtcgattttACAGATTTGAACAAAGCATGTCCTAAAGACGCCTACCCTTTACCATGCATTGATAAACTTGTAGACAACGCTTCAGGTTTCGAAAGcttgagcttcatggatgcatactcggggtaTAATCAAATACTAATGCATCCTGAAGATCAAAGCAAAACAGCATTCATTACCGAACATGGAAACTTTTGTTATCGTGTAATGCCATTTGGCttaaagaatgcaggtgcgaCCTATCAACGCTTGATGGACAAAGTCTTCCATCACCAAATAGGACGCAACATGGAgatatatgtggacgacatggtCGCGAAAACCAAGAGAGAAAAATCGCACTGTGAAGACCTCAAGGAAATATTTGGCCAACTACGAAATTACAATATGAGACTGAACCCCGAGAAGTGCGCCTTCGGAGTAAAGGGGGGAAAGTTTCTCGGATTCATGCTCACATCCCGAGGAATCGAGGCGAACCCTGAAAAATGCTCAGCAATACTCAACATGGAAAGCCCTAAAACGATAAAAGAGGTACAGCAACTTGCAGGAAGGGTAGCTGCACTATCTCGATTCCTCCCCGCTGCATCAAGCCGAGCATATCACCTCTTCCAAACGATATCAAAGAACAAAAAATTTCATTGGACAGAGGAAGGCGAGAAAGCATTTTCCGAGCTCAAAGCGATCTTAGCAACACCACCCGTGCTACAAAGACCAGAAATCGGTGACCCTTTATATTTATACTTATCTGTTTCAAACTATGCTATAAGCTCGGCCCTTATTCTCGAAACAGGAAAAACGCAACAGCCAGTATACTTCGTCAGCAGAGTCATGCAACCAACCGAGCAACGATATCCGAAGATAGAACAACTCGCCCTTGCACTGATAACAACAGCAAGGAGACTCAGGCACTACTTCCAAAGCCACACAATAATAGTAAGGACGAATCATCCACTGAGACAAATATTAACAAAACCAGAACTGGCAGGGCGGTTGACCAAATGGTCAATTGAACTCTCAGAGTTCGACATTCAGTTTCAAACAAGGCCGGCCCTCAAGGCACAAGTTCTCACCGACTTCATCACAGAGATGACCCCACACGATCACATTGAAACATGGGAATTGCACGTAGATGGGGCATCAAGTCGAGAAGGAAGCGGGGCCGGAATGATATTAAAGGAGGGAAATAAGGTGGTAGCCGAGCAAGCCCTCCAATTTCACTTCTCGGCAAGCAACAATCAGGCCGAATATGAAGCCCTCATAGCGGGATTAAAGCTCGCCCTAAGCCACAAAGCAACGAACTTAACGGCACATTGCGATTCCCTCCTGGTGGTCCAACAAATCCGAGGAGAATTCCAGGTAAAAGATCCCTTGCTAGAACAATACTGGCTCATAGCAAAGgatctaatttcaaatttcagtTCGTTCACCATATTACATGTGCATAGAGAGCAAAACGTCAGGGCAGATATACTATCTAAGCTCGCCGCCACCAGAGCGGACACACAAACATCAACATTATCACAGCACACACTCACAAAACCGAGCATTGAATTATTATGTATTGAAAACATTAACCACCACCACGATTGGAGGAAACCTTTCCTTGAATACATATGTACAGGTACATTACCCAGAGACGAGCTCCATCCTCAACAGTTCAAACGTAAGGCAAGCTTCTACACAAAAATATCAGGAGAACTATACAGACGAGGTTTCTCACAACCACTATTAAGATGCCTCGACCAAAACCAGGCCAGAGAAGTAATGAATGAAGTCCATGAAGGAGTATGTGGGAACCACATAGGAGGACGAGCTCTCGCCGCAAAAATAATCCGAACAGGATATTATTGGCCGACCATAAAGAGAGATTGCATAGCTAAGGTCAAAACATGCgacaaatgccagaaacatgagGCGATCTCAACCAAGCCAGCCGAAGTACTGCACAGCATggag GCAATAAAGAAGAAGCTCGACAACGCAAAGGGAGAATGGGCCGAGCTCATTCCCGAAGTACTGTGGAGTTACAACACCACAATACATAACACTACAGGCGAAACACCCTTCAAGTTGGTCTATGGCTCAGAAGCACTGATCCCTATTGAGGTCGGATTACCGACGTTAAGAGCCGAGTTGTACGACGAACAACAAAATCAAAGGGCCAGGAGCGCCGAGCTTGACCTAGCCGAAGAGGACAGGGAAATCGCCGCTATCAAACAAAGGGCCCAGAAAAGAATAATGGAAAGAAAATACAACAGGAAGGTGATTCCGAGGATATTCAACAAAGGTGACCTTGTGCTCAGGCGAACAGAGGAAGCCAGAAGACCTCCAGCTCATGGCAAACTCGCCGCAAATTGGGAAGGCCCCTTCCGTGTTACCCAAGTGCTCGGCAAGGGGGCATATCAACTCCAAACATTACAAGGCAATGCCATCCCAGGAAACTGGAACATCTCATCACTCAAAATGTATATGTCATAG